From one Thermodesulfobium sp. 4217-1 genomic stretch:
- a CDS encoding proton-conducting transporter membrane subunit has product MIFYTLSVVCFLLGIISFFKNKLSCIFAVLGSVFSIAVGILGFERSLNILNLVLFPDISLRLGIDKTSSIFLIIAFISFGIIAFYSIDFNKLFSKKMALFINISMLAMFFILTSQDAITFLISFECMTIAIFFSILERKNTYKEAFSFLAFSEASSIALFIAFGALWAQTGSFIIANAVGNIVFMSFAYLAFIIKMDIIPFHVWISSTYSKSPSNVAAILSVPVTLIGTYGIFRIFALNPNIEIFAIISILLGSVSALWGALQAARSRSLKKLPAYSTIENNSMILASLGIAYLTANTQSLQYLSQFAMLTALFIIISHSFSKTALFLSIGHAKEAFSEELIDNVGGVFKYVSKITGLGIIIAGLSLSAFPPLIGFVSDWMLLETFFQSYKIDDLSLKLIVTFSAILITLAIGLSSFGMKKLIGFSALGTKTKEVINIESLTMKISEAILIFLVIALGFISPLIVIGLGYPTFLDGLLAVPKPLLIVSSRPIFGVLSPTIFAIMIFIFFVALWKLKSKEKDVKRVSPWVGGLEALSTESFKIGAYSFIVESLLKPLNQTKEIRESDTAYVYSIDIIETFYSFITKLSNKISSFFSKTIMNSSIHWYIAYIIGAFIITLMYFKFTR; this is encoded by the coding sequence ATGATATTTTATACATTAAGTGTTGTTTGTTTTTTGCTTGGAATAATTTCTTTTTTTAAGAATAAATTAAGCTGCATTTTTGCTGTACTTGGATCTGTTTTTTCAATAGCAGTTGGCATACTGGGGTTTGAAAGATCCCTAAATATTCTAAATCTTGTGCTATTTCCAGATATATCGTTGAGGCTTGGAATCGATAAAACATCTTCAATCTTTTTAATAATAGCCTTTATCTCTTTTGGGATAATCGCATTTTATTCGATAGACTTTAACAAACTATTTAGCAAGAAGATGGCACTCTTTATAAATATTTCAATGCTTGCAATGTTTTTTATCTTGACATCTCAAGATGCAATAACCTTTTTGATTTCATTCGAATGTATGACCATAGCAATATTTTTTAGCATTCTTGAGAGAAAAAATACATATAAAGAGGCATTTAGCTTTCTTGCATTTAGCGAAGCATCATCTATAGCACTTTTTATTGCATTTGGCGCACTTTGGGCTCAGACTGGGAGCTTTATCATAGCGAATGCTGTAGGCAATATTGTATTTATGAGCTTTGCTTATCTAGCATTCATAATAAAAATGGACATAATCCCCTTTCACGTCTGGATAAGCTCCACATACTCGAAATCTCCTTCAAACGTAGCTGCAATACTTTCTGTACCAGTTACCCTAATAGGAACTTATGGCATATTTAGAATATTTGCTTTAAACCCAAATATAGAAATATTTGCAATCATAAGCATTTTATTAGGTTCTGTTAGTGCTCTTTGGGGAGCGCTACAGGCAGCCAGATCCAGGAGCCTTAAAAAATTGCCAGCTTACTCTACCATAGAGAACAATTCCATGATACTTGCAAGCTTAGGCATAGCTTACTTAACTGCAAACACACAAAGTCTTCAGTACCTATCGCAATTTGCCATGCTTACTGCATTATTTATAATAATTTCACACTCGTTTTCCAAAACAGCTCTTTTTCTCTCAATAGGCCATGCAAAAGAGGCTTTTTCAGAAGAGCTAATTGACAATGTGGGTGGAGTTTTCAAATATGTAAGCAAGATAACTGGCTTAGGCATAATTATCGCAGGCCTTTCTCTAAGCGCCTTCCCTCCCCTGATAGGCTTTGTATCCGATTGGATGTTACTCGAAACCTTCTTCCAATCTTACAAGATTGATGATTTATCTTTAAAATTAATCGTAACCTTTTCTGCAATTTTAATTACTCTTGCAATAGGTCTTAGCTCATTCGGTATGAAAAAATTAATAGGATTTAGCGCACTTGGAACAAAAACTAAAGAAGTGATAAATATAGAATCGCTGACGATGAAAATTTCTGAAGCAATCCTGATATTTCTGGTTATCGCCTTAGGATTTATATCGCCTTTGATTGTAATTGGCCTCGGATATCCTACATTCTTAGATGGCCTTTTGGCGGTCCCGAAGCCTCTTTTGATAGTTTCAAGCAGGCCAATTTTTGGAGTCTTGTCTCCAACAATATTCGCAATTATGATTTTTATATTTTTCGTAGCTCTTTGGAAATTAAAGAGCAAGGAAAAAGATGTAAAAAGGGTGTCACCGTGGGTTGGAGGATTAGAGGCTTTGAGCACTGAATCGTTTAAAATAGGCGCCTATTCATTTATAGTAGAATCTCTCCTAAAGCCTCTCAATCAAACTAAAGAAATAAGAGAAAGCGATACGGCCTATGTTTACAGTATAGACATAATAGAGACATTTTACTCATTTATCACAAAGCTTTCTAACAAGATAAGCTCTTTCTTCTCAAAGACCATTATGAACTCAAGCATCCACTGGTATATAGCATACATAATAGGCGCATTTATTATAACCTTGATGTATTTTAAATTTACAAGGTGA